Part of the Mytilus edulis chromosome 9, xbMytEdul2.2, whole genome shotgun sequence genome, tctgttaaattattttgttgtttcttggctgcgcagtATGTTTCCTCAacggaaataaagatagaaaactgcataaattctgtattttttcattgttttttctgAAAACGGTACATAtcatgacgtaattgtgacgtcatcagataaaaatctttatgtttttcatttatttttcttgatccgatgcatttctaaacattatgtgccaatttgaaatggttatcaaacattttattttcttgggccaaaactaagccttaatgcccctactcctttgagGAAATAAGTAAGAATCAGTATTTTGCAATTAATGTCTTTCTGATCCTGATCTTGCAGAATACCTAGAATATTTTCTTGTGCTACAGCTTCAAATTTTAACCGGAAGTCgtctgaaaaaaaacaaaggaaggTTCGAAAAAATAGCATTCTTCATCAAAGCTGCAAACAAAAAACTTTGACTATAATTGCATTGAAAATCATTTAAAGTAAAAACGATAGTTCAAATTTTGTTTCCCTCAAATAAATCTTACACATTGAATATTGCTCTACGACagaatatatcatatatcatgaTCAATTACGTTTAGATTTCAAGTAGTATTTTCGAACACACACTGAAGTTTTGAACTGGTTTCTAAACTCTAACTGGTATCTAGATGAAATGGCAGGGTTTATGTCAACAAGATTAGGACGAAAACCTCCAGATAAAGGGAGCTTTCCACTTGATCATGATGGTAACCTACGTATACCAAACCTTTCAAAGTCCTGTCTGAAAATTCATTCTAAAACATCAATATTCAAAATTACCAGAAAATGAACCTTTCCCTTCAAATGGCTTTGACCATGTTGACTCTGTCTCTGACCTACATGTACTCTGTTTGTGTTACTGGCTTACATAACAAGCACCTGATTTTTATATTTCCGTCTCAGATCTGTGTCCtattgcaggggcggatccagccattttaaaaagggggggggggggggggggggtcccaacccagagtaaagggggggttccagatATATgctcctattcaaatgcattgatcggccaaaaaaaagggggggttccaacccccggaacccccccctctggatccgcgcctgcattGCGTATTACATCACAGATGTTGCAAAGGACGGGGCGAAAGATTATTAGATACATGCACCAGAGAAATGCAGAGGGACTGTGAGTGAGTCAAACTCATACTCATAGATTgaattagtccaaataattatgaagtcttggaaggctattttaaatttttgctttgacgcccTCCTGCGAAATAAGCAACTATAGCTGAGGCTCCCGCCTTGGTATCTTTCAAGAAGGAGCTTTCAACACTTTCTATCTAATCTGTGCAGTCTCCCATTTGCCAAATAATTCAAATGATGGACTGGAGCTTTGCCGGCGGGGATTATTTTCCCTGGTACCGCCATGGAAGCCAGATTGGTTCAGGCCAGATGAACGAAAAGCAAATGggatccccccccttttttttgtacattgctttattattatttttttttatactttatactcgcttgtatatcatgtatattctttGATTATCTTGCAAAATTACTCTTTTTCTTGCTCCCACCGGAAGCGTTGAGTATTGGTCAAGTTTGACAGATCAACGTAGAATGTAGATTCAGaacaatgaaaagaaaaacaaaattgtgtCCTGTTGCATCCATGAATTTAAAAGTGAAATTTCTTGAGTATGGTTCAAAATTAGACAGACTAAGTTCTGCCAGTATTTAATCTGTTAAGAGATAATGAAAGGACTTAACCCTACACAGATGTCAAATTGTTCATagatcaggggcggatccagccattttaaaaagggggggttcctaacccaggacaaaggggggttccaattacccgtacatgtccccattcaaatgcattgatcgtccaaaaaaaagggggtgttccaaccccgggaaccccccccccccccctctggatccgcgcctgtagaTTTTCTGAAAACCtgtatgaaaagaaaaagaagttTTGAGTGTTACATCATTCATGGAAATGAAAAAATGCCACTAATATCATGTTTCATGAACAAGTTATCTGTTTGCATGCAGAAATGGAAAGGCTTTGATCCCTAGGTTTAATTTTCAGTGGCCTTTTCATTTTCTGAGCAGTTTTATATTTTCTGAAAAGACAGTTTTGGACAAATGTTGGATGGAATAAAAATTTCATGACAGATTTTTATATTTCCAAGTCTATTTCGGGTCTCAGATCTGTGTCCTATTGTGTATTGCGTCACAGATGTTGCAAAGGACGGGGCGAAAGATTATTAGATACAtgcaccagagggacagtcaaactcatactcATAGATCgaattagtccaaataattatgaagtctggGAAGGCTATTTTAAgcttttgctttgacgccttcctgCGAAATAAGgtgtcaaagaaaaaatatataatagcctttcaagatgtcataattatttggactaagatcgaataaactgacaacggctaaaaaagaaaaagacaaacagatatataatagtacacaagacacaaacaGCATTTGAGATTTTTTCATATAACAGTCAGGGGTACCACTagtacaagtattttttttatttacttgaagaaataAATAGGGACTTAAACTTCATGAACATGTCAAGTAAATTTGAAGATTACAAAAATGTACttatacaagtgtattttatttactttcatagGTAAATAATCTTTTGGCTTATACACATTTTGATAGTTCTTTTGAGTGTGCAAAAAATGGTTTGAGCAATGAAAATGATGAATGTTTGACCATGACATGTGCATGATGTATATGTAATACTGCTTTTTTCCATTTCAGGTGAATGCAAAAAAGaaatgttaagatatattatCTGTCTACGGAAGAGTGATCATGACAACAATTCATGCAGGGTAGAATCAAAGGACTATCTTAAATGTCGAATGGACAAGTGAGTACAAATACATTGGAATGCTgtcaatatatacatttaaataagATTTGGTGTGATTACCAACAAAAAAGGAAGTCTTTTGAGCATGttgagtatatatatatcaatagcGGGGTAGAGCTTGCTCACAAAAGTTCctatatttgtcatgtttgtataaAATTCTAAAGTGTATGTATGATTAGGTATCAGAATGAATACacttacatatatatagaaatacccataaacatgttaaactgttAACACCAGCATTTATAATGAATGTGAgcctttcttttgttgttttcatttttgtcctTTTTGTTGGTAGTTCACAATCATATTTTGTAATGGATGAGTCTTTTATTGCTAACTAAGGAGTATACATTTTGCTCATGCATTTAGTTGAGATGTTccaaaaattaaattacaaaaattctgaactctgaggaaaattcaaaactgaaagtccctaatcaaatggcaaagtcagaagctaaaacacatcaaacaaatagataacacctgccatattcctgacttggtaacggaattttcttatgtagaaaataatggatcaaacctggttttatagcttgctaaacctctcacttgtacaaaaatgtatgacagttgcatcaaattccattatactgacaatgatgtgtgaacaaaacaaacagacatgatatgTAGAAATGTCAAAgataagggtacagcagtcaacattgtattataaaaacaaacaaatatgtaacaaagaagtacAAAAAGGCATATtaacaaagcacataagcaaaaaaagatagacaagaatacaaaaaataacaatagtacaataacataatgacaggaTTTATAAGTACAGAGTCCCATCATATATGtgtcaaagaaacacaaaaaggcatatagtgTTTAAATTAATTAGTGAGAGATATAAAGgtaccctttttttttaaagaaatatctttaacatgtttaagaagatgttgtttttttcagCAATCTCATGGCAAAAGAAGACTGGAAGAAGCTTGGATATTCTGACGATACAGATATAAAAAAGACTGAGGACACTTGAATAAATGAAAGATAAAAGACTGTAATTTTTATGTCTTGGTATTAAAACTGTGATAATCATGTATAGAGATTTCTAAAGAAATCAACATCATAAATTGTAAACTAcctgtacttttatttttatgccttaaaacttttgtATTTGTAATGAGTTTGTTTACAATCACTGGGAGGATGCCAGTGTTGGTGGAGTTTTcattccctgagggtatcaccagccctgtagtcagcacttctgttgacataaattatcattgatatggtcatagatatatataaactgtttacaaaactttgtatttttggAATACTAAGTATTTTCTACCATAGAAacagattactttagctgtatttggcaaaacttgtagtaatagttatcaaaggtaccaggattataatttagtacgccagacgcgcgtttcgtctacataagactcatcagtgactcaaatcaaaatatttataaagccaaacaagtataaagttgaagagcattgaggatccaaaattctaaaaagtcgtgccaaatacggctaaggtaagaaaatccttagtttttcgaaaattcaaagttttgtaaacaggaaatttataaaaatgaccacattattgatattcctcaatgctctccaatttcgtattttaaaaaaaagatgagaACGTGCTTATTCAAAACAGGAATATTCCTGCatgttttatacatttgaaaattcatGAAATAGTTACCACTTTACACCCTTTTTAGCTTATCTGGCACAAAAGGCTATTGCATTGGTGCCTGTCCTCTTCTATAATTTTTTCAAACAttgtctcctctgaaactactttacCAATTCTAATCAAACTTTGGGTGAATGATCTTTATGTTATCTAGTATATGTCAACAACCAACATGGCCACCAtgacaaaaaatagaacatacgggtaaagtacagattttggcttataataTATCTAAAGAACTCAAAGCAAATAGAGCAAATTGAcattatataaatgttattttatgtAAGGAAAATTCTGAAATTAACTGTCTATAAGAACTGCTTTGATGAATTGTTTTCAGAGTGTGAATAAACCCTTAAGTTGAAAACACTTTACATTAAATAATTACCCATCATTGATTTTTCAATGAACacctttgaaataaaaatgagaagGTTTTGTCAGGAAAGTGATAATCATTTTGGATCGAACCTGTTGACATCTGTTGTAACAGACAACAGTAATACTTTTTATaggaccgcaaaaattgaaaattttttggtctaaaaaggtatcacgttggggtctgcgtcgtccgaatacttttagttttcgcactctaacttaaggaaaagtgaatagaaatctatgaaattttagcacaaggtttatgaccacaataggaaggttggaatttattttgggagttttggttccaacagtttaggaattaggggcccaaataagcattattcttggttttcgcacaataactttagtataagtgaatagaaatcaatgaaatttaaacacaaggtttatgaccacaaaaggaaggttgggattgattttgggagttgaggtttaggaattaggggcccaaataagcattattcttggttttcgcaccataactttagtataagtaaatagaaatctatgaaatttaatcacaaggtttatgaccataaaaggaaggttgggtttgattttgggagttttggttccaacagtttaggaataaggggcccaaagggtccaaaattgaactttgtttgatttcatcaaaaattgaattattggggttctttgatatgccaaatctaactgtgtatgtagattcttaatttttggtcccattttcaaattggtctacaataAAGTCCtatgggtccaaaattaaactaagtttgattttaacaaaaattgaattcttgggcttttttgatatgctgaatctaaacatgtacttagatttttgattatgggcccagttttcaagttggttcaaatcaggatccaaaattattatattaagtattgtgcaatagcaagaaattttcaattgcacagtattcagcaatagcaagaaatcttcaattgcacagtattgtgcaatagcaagaaattttcaattgcacaatagcaagaattatctaattgcacaattttgtgcaatagcaagaaattttcaattggagttatctttctttgtccagaatagtagttgaatcaacttaaatcattgttttatacaatatacaatgtatattcacttttactaccaactgataaattaaaacaatctttaccattcagtgataacaagcactttattttacattttaatattttatgatgtatttaaatgagtagttattgttgcaaactccattagaaatttgaattgagatcagttttggaaaaagggaaaaggggatgtgaaaaaaatgggggtgggggttaaatttttctcatttcagatttcaaaaatagaaagaaaatttcttcaaacatttttttgagaggattaatattcaacagcatagtgaattgctcaaaggcaaaacaaatattttaagttcattagaccacattcattctgtgtcagaacctatgctgtgtcaactatttaatcacaattcaaatttagagctgaatccagcttgaatgttgtgtccatacttgccccaaccgttcagggttcaacctctatggatttttttggaaaaaaagtgtTTCCagttttttggagaaaaaaataatttgtttttgattctgagaaaaaaaaattgtttgttacccccctcagctgccactatatgtaatgctaaaattgaaagaaaattttttttttcgacttgtcgtgaaaaaaatagattgtttttcgccacaggcggaaaaaaaaagtttgtccagaaaaaaaatccatacccccccccccccccccccccccagaaaatcaaattgttgctgccttaatgctcttcaacttattcatgttattattgaAGATTAATTTATTTGGCTTTGATaacttttggattcgagcgtcactgatgagtctattgtagacgaaatgcacgtctggcgtaaatacaaattttatacaaaaatacaaaaataggtAAGAAGGTATAAAATAGggattctatttttaattttagtttcttgtgtataattcggagtttagtatgacgtctattatcactgtactagtatacatattgtttaagggaccagctgaaggactcgtacgggtgcgggagtttctcactacatggaagacccattgtggccttcggctgttgtctgctctatggtcgggttgttgtcgctttgacacattccctatttcctttctcaattgtaTTCAGCagtaaaaattgttataaaaacaaacaaattattcaacaacgaaaaacaaattggcataaagacaaagcacatataAGCCAAAATCACAGACAACAagtaaacaaaaatttacaatagcacaataataCAATGACTCGACGTGCATATATCAGTACCGCTCTTCTTCAAAGTGAATTTAGCAAACATAGACTGAACAGTAACGGTAATAattaacaaagacaaataaatgaACACTTCATTAACACgtttttaagatgataaacaaagtCAGTACCTAAAATCTATACTTCaggaccatcatgtattattttttaagtatACATGGAATGTTTGTCACCAAGGTCttgtatcttccgatgaacttttcaGATTAAGAACGAGACGTTATTTGACACCTTACTGCTCAGACACTTGTGACGATTTCtaaagtctgagtagcagttCTAATCTCTTGAATTCCGAATGAAATAAGAGAAGGAGGGGATATCCTTTAAGTAGGTGAATTTGATATAGTGCTACTAAGGTGGGAAAGTTGATTATATCAAAATTCAAATcttctcgtttgtcatagattctggttcTGAGATGACCGTTTATGTCAAATTTTAGGtataaacttaaaattgagaCAGAAGAAGCCGTCTTTGTTGTTTCTTGAATTTCTAGTCAGTCTGAAGGACATTTTTAagtggaacccaatcagaaatgTTTGGATTGTAAATGGAAATGGAAAGAAATCATCAACCgactcatataaaaataaaaagagggGACAAGGAGAGTCGTACAGTTCACATAGGAATGCCTCAAAttctacaaatattttttcaataacaaTTCGAACTCCAGCTTATTGACCAATTGTTCcactgtgtagcatgttttacctttttgttcccGACCGCCACATCGAATTAATTGTTCAATTAAATCATACTGacatcattttatatattttatacataattaTGCGGAGTTTTATGAACTCGTGCAGTTTATTTTCTGCAGCGAGCGATATTTGAATTATTAAGAATAATGACAATTCATTCTTTTTATAGACCTAACATGAATAGAATAGAAAAGTTAAGATTTGAcaaaggattataatttgatacgcaagacgcgcgtttcttctacagaagactcatcagtgacgctcagatcaaaatagttataaagccaaacaagtacaaagttgaagagcattgaggacacaaaattacaaaacgttgtgctaaatacggctaaggtaatgtaTTCCTAGGATAAGAAAACCATTagttcaaagttttataaaaattaccatataattgatattcatgtcaacaccaaagtgctgactgaCTGAAACGAGGAATTCAAAAGTCAAGAGGCTATGACTTGGATAAAGACCAtattgaattatttcttaatctttGTCAAAAATACATACATCCTGGGATTTATACAGCTATTGCATGTCTACATGGTCTGTAGCTAGGACAAATCTTAATCAGGGGCGGATTTAGGAAGAGGCGGGCgggcgggcgtgcgcccccctaaaatttgcaaagaatGGGTTGTCCCCAGCTCAATAAAGTTACTGAACAGACGACGAAAAATGATGTCGTCGCATTGCATCTGTTTTATCATTCAAAGAAGAATATAAAACAGTAAGTTTAACAGAATCAACGTGATTACTAATAAACTGACCTATTGTTTATTATAAgttctattataaatatattatacttcAAAGAAAAGGTGTCAAACGCGGTACTGCGTTTGATGACAAAAATCATAGGCGTTGGCAGTTACAGTTAAACAATTGTTACTGTGTAGTTGCggattttataaataatttcttTGATAGTCGAAGTTCCAAAACATCACTAACTCACTTTCCAACGAAGTAGGTAAAAGTGCCCTACCCGGGGTTGCGTTGGTTATTTCATCATTGCACGGCGAAGAAAACAGTCCAGGTAAATGGTTAGATTCTTTCTTAATGAAAGATAGAAATCCTGGTTCAAGCGAAAGGTAagtttattaatttgtatcattatttaatatctCTGTATCACTATATGTTCTCACTTGCAACCTGTAAAGTTTGCCGAAGCATGCATAAACGATCAAGGCTCATACTCGTATTTCCGTATTACATAGGATCCCATGAAAATAAACATACCTTCGTAGATCTCATTCTGAATTTAATTGTTTGcagtaaaaaatgtatataaaaagtttggcacgacctccgaaaacaacaaaaaataataataaaaataaattgtgaaaagacaATGAAAAATCGCTGGCAAAAGtagatctttttgtttttgaaatctAATATTGGTCAGGTGAGCTATAGAAACTCACACATTTCTTATTAATTATGGTGATTGTAGATTGACAGGGGTGGATTTATGCAGttttagcttgaaactttaatttcttgCTAATTTTCACACAAAATATTCGCCACGTTTTGCTCACCATGCAAGATATTTACATTGCACCCTCTCTAGATGAATATTCCAATAATTTCGATAATtatacctcaattttttttagcctcgctccgctcggcgaatatTTAACATTGCGCCCCCTAATCTGAAATACTGGATCCGACCCTGCAATAATCCAATTaaaaccaaaacaatatataaggtGCTCCGAAATAGTGAAATATGCTATGAATCCAACTGTTTAATAATGTAATACTAGTACAACTTTAAGTTCATGTATGATAAGTCGGCTTACGTGACTTAGCAGGTGACCGTATTTTTCTATCGACCTACTAATCGACATATTTACAAGTATTCTATTTAATTCGTGTTACATaattctttttataataaaaacagtTATGTGTTAATGCTGTActtattgttttaattaattaatattatagtATAATATTAGACGTGTTAGGAAAGTTGACACTACTGCTGGCGCTCGTGTTGGATGGAAGATGAATACAATATGACGTGTGGACCATCTcaaaaagtacaaaacaaaatatttgtgttACCTGTATAGATAGGAGTGTTTGATACCTCTGAGATTAATCTTAAATAATCATAGTTACTTAAGTACGCAGGAgaagatcaaaataaaaaaatatattttaagaaccAGTAATGGTTTAACGGATACTTTTTTTAGATTCAGTTGACATTGTTTCCCGCAGCTACAATAGTATACCCTATAACGGGCTTTCATCTATGTAAATTCATTAAATTCGCCCTCTCCCACACACCCACATT contains:
- the LOC139489053 gene encoding uncharacterized protein, with the translated sequence MAGFMSTRLGRKPPDKGSFPLDHDGECKKEMLRYIICLRKSDHDNNSCRVESKDYLKCRMDNNLMAKEDWKKLGYSDDTDIKKTEDT